The following DNA comes from Musa acuminata AAA Group cultivar baxijiao chromosome BXJ1-4, Cavendish_Baxijiao_AAA, whole genome shotgun sequence.
TGATCGATTGTGTTGACCCCCACAAAATATGATTTGACCATGGGTTCGAGAATTGTACATGTTTATTACGTGTTAGAAGCCCAGCCCAAAGTTGTGCATCGAAGCTTGCTCAACCAAGTCAACCAAGCTTTACGATCTGGGCGGATGAGAAAGGACGGCTTCGATGCGTTTGGGGATTGTTCGAGGAGGATGCAGTCGATCAGTTAAACAGAtgccgttcgttcgacaaagcgaCGGTTCAGATTTGGGCACGTGGtaagaatatttattttttaatcccatATCGGTAATGAGGCGATTGGTTCGCGTCTTCTTATACCGCAGAGTTGGCAATGAGGTTGTCTCTTCGGAGACATCCGATAAAATTGGAACGATACAGAGAAGATTAGCATGGCCCCTGCGCAAGGATGACACGCACAAATCGAGAAATGGTCCAAATTTTTTTTTCGCTCTCGGCATTCTTTCCTTGTTCGATCGCGATCGGGCTGCTCTTCTTATGCTCTTTTGTTCTTTCTTGCTTCGTGTTCTTCTGCTCTCTCTGTCCCAAAATCTTAATCTTTTTCCTTCTTATTTCCTTGATCAAGGCACAGGGAGGAAGAAAGCTGCTTCTTCGGAGTGCGGTCGTGTTCCTTGTCCTCGTTGGTCAGTCCATGGACGCTGGTCCTCTTCCTCGCTCGCTGATCCACACCAATGCGGACGCCTCCGGTGCATTTTTCTCTCTTCTCGATTCATACAGTTTGATCCTCGGATTCTTCCCTAGTATCCgagttagggttaggtttagcgtTTGATGCTGGGTTTGCTTGCCTTATAGTAGAATCAAATCGCATGATGTGCTGCCCTTGGTCCGAAGCGCCGCTGCGAGGAAAAAGATTGTCCGACATCACCAACACGGTGAGTTCGGGGACGGCCGGAATGATGGGTGCCGATGTCGATCGAGGTAACTCGAATGTGATTTCTTGCCCGATCTCCAAAGATTGCATCGTCCAGCTCATGAAGCGCCGCTGCGAGGAAAAAGATTGTCCGACATTACCAACACGGTGAGTTCGGGGACGGCCGGAATGATGGGTGCCGATGTCGATCGAGGTAACTCGAATGTGATTTCTTGCCCGATCTCCAAAGATTGCATCGTCCAGCTCATGAAGCGCCGCTGCGAGGAAAAAGATTGTCCGACATCACCAACACGGTGAGTTCGGGGACGGCCGGAATGATGGGTGCCGATGTCGATCGAGGTAACTCGAATGTGATTTCTTGCCTGATCTCCGAAGATTGCATCGTCCAGCTCATGAAGGTACCTTTGgagattttctttttggtctccctTTTTCATCCTTTTTCATTCTTCTTCGGAGTGCGGTCGTGTTCCTTGTCCTCGTTGGTCAGTCCATGGACGCTGGTCCTCTTCCTCGCTCGCTGATCCACACCAATGCGGACGCCTCCGGTGCATTTTTCTCTCTTCTCAATTCATACAGTTTGATCCTCGGATTCTTCCCTAGTATCCgagttagggttaggtttagcgtTTGATGCTGGGTTTGCTTGCCTTATAGTAGAATCAAATCGCATGATGTGCTGCCCTTGGTCCGAAGCGCCGCTGCGAGGAAAAAGATTGTCCGACATCACCAACACGGTGAGTTCGGGGACGGCCGGAATGATGGGTGCCGATGTCGATCGAGGTAACTCGAATGTGATTTCTTGCCCGATCTCCAAAGATTGCATCGTCCAGCTCATGAAGCGCCGCTGCGAGGAAAAAGATTGTCCGACATTACCAACACGGTGAGTTCGGGGACGGCCGGAATGATGGGTGCCGATGTCGATCGAGGTAACTCGAATGTGATTTCTTGCCCGATCTCCAAAGATTGCATCGTCCAGCTCATGAAGCGCCGCTGCGAGGAAAAAGATTGTCCGACATCACCAACACGGTGAGTTCGGGGACGGCCGGAATGATGGGTGCCGATGTCGATCGAGGTAACTCGAATGTGATTTCTTGCCCGATCTCCGAAGATTGCATCGTCCAGCTCATGAAGGTACCTTTGgagattttctttttggtctccctttttcatccttctttcattcttcatctgcatttagtgtttgtttctaaaaaagatgtttgaaaatgcttttttctttacatgatcaatATGAATTCCAGGAATATACTGCCTTGTTGAAGCTTCTTGCAGAAAAGAAGTATGTAAATTGTAAAAAAATTACTTCTTGACTGAAAGATAGTCCTTCGAAATTCTTGGACCAGTTATCGATTGATATGGTTTGATCCGTTGTTTGTTTTGGCAGCAAAATCATAGAACTAAGAAGCACTGAGTTGCAAAAACTCCAATTTGAATTGCAGAAAACCAGTCAACAA
Coding sequences within:
- the LOC135646722 gene encoding shugoshin-1-like isoform X3, with protein sequence MMGADVDRGNSNVISCPISEDCIVQLMKEYTALLKLLAEKNKIIELRSTELQKLQFELQKTSQQNWQLARANSHMLAELNLGKDRLNVLQHELGCILSILKLKTSELEVGTTKC